Proteins from a single region of Desulfosporosinus sp. Sb-LF:
- a CDS encoding TolC family protein, producing the protein MKKSYLTFFALLLSASIAFSTHSTLAVDSAAQTAPATTAPPSTNTAEPAATPPADNSTLNLSLEDALKSVETGNSTLKLTDSQIEIYDKQNEQTLARQNANIPVVDEDSKKDLSLNYKRTQWTLDNAKHDRDTKLKALKVQITNEYEGVLTLRQQAENTKKQLANLETIINQVNLQIKLGLKIPSDIYSYNAQKTRLEASVKAITNTVNSSMITLKQDLGIDINRNVILTSDPIQYTVFDEKDIYGRITKATQDNYDLKKYKEDIDISQIEYDIDFFYDDTMVADQVQLGIEDKKAKLQTLPVNQEVQLKTAYNSLKSLENTIEADKLAVEADQINVDVMQKSIDAGKMSSLDMIALQNALLNDQFTLQQDTNTYMTAAMNFQNSLDN; encoded by the coding sequence TTGAAAAAGAGTTATTTAACGTTTTTCGCTCTTCTTCTTTCAGCTTCAATTGCATTTTCTACTCATAGTACCTTGGCAGTGGACAGTGCCGCTCAAACGGCCCCTGCTACTACGGCCCCTCCTTCGACGAACACTGCCGAACCGGCGGCTACACCACCAGCCGATAATTCTACTCTGAATCTCTCCTTAGAGGACGCTTTGAAGTCTGTAGAAACAGGCAACAGTACGCTGAAATTAACTGACAGCCAAATAGAGATCTATGACAAACAAAATGAACAGACTTTGGCGAGGCAAAATGCAAATATTCCTGTCGTTGATGAAGATTCTAAGAAAGATTTAAGTCTGAACTATAAACGGACCCAATGGACATTAGATAATGCTAAGCATGACAGAGATACTAAATTGAAAGCACTTAAGGTACAGATCACTAATGAATATGAAGGTGTTTTAACACTTCGACAGCAAGCGGAGAATACAAAAAAGCAGTTGGCAAATCTGGAAACAATCATTAATCAAGTTAACCTCCAGATAAAATTGGGCTTAAAGATACCTTCGGATATATATTCTTACAATGCACAGAAAACTAGGCTCGAAGCAAGCGTAAAGGCTATAACGAATACTGTAAATTCTTCCATGATTACGTTGAAACAAGACCTGGGAATTGATATCAATCGGAATGTCATCCTGACCTCAGACCCGATTCAATATACGGTATTTGATGAGAAGGACATCTACGGCAGGATCACCAAGGCAACCCAAGACAATTATGATCTCAAAAAGTATAAAGAAGATATTGACATTTCCCAGATTGAATACGATATTGACTTTTTTTATGATGATACAATGGTAGCAGACCAAGTTCAATTGGGTATTGAAGATAAAAAGGCAAAACTTCAAACGTTACCAGTTAATCAGGAAGTTCAATTAAAAACCGCTTATAATAGTTTGAAATCTTTAGAGAACACCATTGAAGCCGATAAATTGGCTGTGGAAGCAGACCAAATCAATGTCGATGTTATGCAAAAAAGTATTGATGCCGGCAAAATGAGCA
- a CDS encoding TolC family protein yields MKKVISIFMVALMLLVSTNTVMASDDTLDIEKVAIKSIKNSQDVQLINRQVTLTQKNYADIKAAVDGARYGLQYGNSYQLVETIILRPMEVNNMLTQVTNGQLVVKNAVRLSSYKAYIGLLKANYALTIQKGLMDNLDADYKKAQLQLSLGLISQSQLRLSEIAYLKAQYRHDSAQKGVNSASLSMSNMMGEDTAKQYTLQDYNITPAAQIKSLNDYINTALGKRAEIMNAQSTLDTKKKEYDYGKAELPTDFQFYVQKQEYAIESAQNDLDLAKINVQLDITNNYKTLENAMKNMEAMKDLDDQANFNDQTAQIQFDNSQITLKELGDARVSKAQADVNYKNSKLDAWLAQTMMDTACGIGFQPSSSMSSNSTSQSSSKNNPNPTTKSSRENR; encoded by the coding sequence GTGAAAAAAGTAATTTCCATTTTCATGGTTGCTTTAATGCTGCTTGTTTCGACTAACACTGTGATGGCTTCGGATGATACTTTGGATATTGAAAAGGTTGCCATAAAGTCTATTAAAAATTCTCAAGACGTTCAATTGATCAATAGACAAGTAACGCTAACTCAGAAAAATTATGCAGATATAAAAGCTGCGGTTGATGGTGCACGATATGGTTTACAATATGGAAATTCTTATCAATTAGTGGAAACGATTATTCTCAGACCTATGGAAGTTAATAATATGTTGACCCAGGTTACGAATGGGCAACTTGTTGTTAAAAATGCCGTGCGATTATCGTCGTATAAAGCCTATATTGGTCTTTTGAAAGCAAACTATGCTTTGACTATACAAAAGGGTCTTATGGATAATCTAGATGCCGATTATAAAAAAGCACAGCTACAGCTGTCGTTAGGGTTGATTTCCCAATCTCAACTCAGATTAAGTGAGATCGCGTATCTTAAAGCTCAGTATCGACACGATAGTGCTCAAAAAGGTGTTAACTCGGCATCTCTGTCAATGAGCAATATGATGGGTGAAGACACAGCAAAGCAGTATACCCTTCAGGACTATAACATAACTCCCGCTGCCCAAATAAAATCCTTAAATGATTATATAAACACGGCCTTAGGCAAGCGAGCAGAGATAATGAATGCCCAGAGTACACTAGATACGAAAAAGAAGGAATATGACTATGGCAAGGCTGAATTGCCTACGGATTTTCAATTTTACGTCCAGAAACAGGAATATGCCATCGAAAGTGCTCAGAATGACTTAGATCTTGCAAAAATAAATGTCCAGTTGGATATCACAAATAACTACAAGACCTTAGAAAACGCGATGAAGAACATGGAAGCGATGAAAGACCTGGACGACCAGGCAAACTTTAATGATCAAACAGCACAAATTCAATTTGATAATTCTCAGATTACTTTAAAAGAGCTTGGGGATGCAAGAGTATCCAAGGCTCAGGCCGATGTGAATTATAAAAATTCAAAATTAGATGCTTGGCTGGCACAGACTATGATGGATACGGCCTGCGGCATTGGTTTTCAACCTTCAAGCTCTATGAGCAGTAATTCAACTAGCCAATCCAGTTCTAAGAATAATCCGAATCCTACTACAAAATCTAGTCGGGAAAATCGATGA